In a single window of the Canis lupus familiaris isolate Mischka breed German Shepherd chromosome 2, alternate assembly UU_Cfam_GSD_1.0, whole genome shotgun sequence genome:
- the DNAJA2 gene encoding dnaJ homolog subfamily A member 2 yields MANVADTKLYDILGVPPGASENELKKAYRKLAKEYHPDKNPNAGDKFKEISFAYEVLSNPEKRELYDRYGEQGLREGSGGGGGMDDIFSHIFGGGLFGFMGNQSRSRNGRRRGEDMMHPLKVSLEDLYNGKTTKLQLSKNVLCSACSGQGGKSGAVQKCSACRGRGVRIMIRQLAPGMVQQMQSVCSDCNGEGEVINEKDRCKKCEGKKVIKEVKILEVHVDKGMKHGQRITFTGEADQAPGVEPGDIVLLLQEKEHEVFQRDGNDLHMTYKIGLVEALCGFQFTFKHLDGRQIVVKYPPGKVIEPGCVRVVRGEGMPQYRNPFEKGDLYIKFDVQFPENNWINPDKLSELEDLLPSRPEVPNIIGDTEEVELQEFDSTRGSGGGQRREAYNDSSDEESSSHHGPGVQCAHQ; encoded by the exons gcATACAGAAAGTTAGCCAAGGAATACCATCCTGATAAGAATCCAAATGCTGGTGACAAA ttcaaAGAAATCAGTTTTGCATATGAAGTACTGTCAAATCCTGAGAAACGTGAATTATATGACAGATATGGAGAACAAGGTCTTCGGGAAGGTAGCGGTGGAGGTGGTGGCATGGATGATATTTTCTCTCACATTTTTGGTGGAGGATTGTTCGGCTTCATGGGCAATCAGAGTAGAAGTCGAAAtggcagaagaagaggagaagacatGATGCATCCACTTAa AGTGTCTTTAGAAGATCTGTATAATGGCAAGACAACCAAACTACAACTTAGCAAGAATGTACTCTGTAGTGCATGCAGTGG CCAAGGTGGAAAGTCTGGAGCTGTTCAGAAATGTAGTGCTTGTCGGGGTCGAGGTGTACGCATCATGATCAGACAGCTGGCTCCAGGAATGGTACAACAGATGCAGTCTGTGTGTTCTGACTGTAATGGAGAAG GAGAGGTAATTAATGAAAAGGACCGCTGTAAAAAATGTGAAGGGAAGAAGGTGATTAAAGAAGTCAAGATTCTCGAAGTCCACGTAGACAAAGGCATGAAACATGGACAGAGAATTACATTTACTGGGGAAGCAGATCAAGCCCCAGGAGTGGAACCAGGAGACATTGTTCTTTTGCTACAAGAGAAGGAACATGAG GTGTTCCAGAGAGATGGGAATGATTTGCACATGACATATAAGATAGGACTTGTTGAAGCTCTATGTGGATTTCAGTTCACATTTAAGCACCTTGATGGACGTCAGATTGTGGTGAAATACCCTCCCGGAAAAGTAATTGAACCAG GATGTGTCCGTGTAGTTCGAGGTGAAGGAATGCCACAGTATCGTAATCCCTTTGAAAAAGGTGATCTTTACATAAAGTTTGATGTGCAGTTTCCTGAAAACAACTGGATCAACCCAGACAAGCTTTCT GAACTAGAAGATCTTCTGCCATCTAGACCAGAAGTTCCAAACATAATTGGAGACACAGAAGAGGTAGAGCTTCAAGAATTTGATAGCACTCGGGGCTCGGGAGGTGGTCAGAGGCGTGAAGCCTATAATGATAGTTCTGATGAAGAAAGCAGCAGCCATCATGGACCAGGAGTGCAATGTGCCCATCAGTAA